Part of the Lotus japonicus ecotype B-129 chromosome 6, LjGifu_v1.2 genome, TATTTGAAGTTTTTaagaccttttgttttgagattaAGAATCAATTTGGCAAAACTCTTCGAGCTTTACGTAGCGATAATGCAAAAGAATATTTTTCTGCGCAGTTTACTTCATTCATGGCATCTCATGGCATCATTCATCAGTCTAGTTGCCCTCAtacaccacaacaaaatggtgtggctgaaCGTAAGCATCGTCATTTGGTAGACACAGCTCGAACTTTATTAATAACTGCTAAAGTACCATTGAAGTTTTGGAGTGATGCTATTCTTACTGCATGTTATTTAATCAATCGCATGCCATCTATTGTTCTTGGTAATAAGGCCCCTCACAGTATTTTGCATCCTCAAGCCACTCTTTATGCTGTTCCTCCCCGGGTGTTTGGCTCTACCTGCTTTGTTCATAATCTTTCCCCTGGATGTGACAAGATGACTGCACGAGCTATTAAATGTATATTTCTTGGATACTCTCGCTGTCAGAAGGGATACCGGTGTTACTCACCCACTACACACCGCTTCTATGTGAGTGCGGATGTTACATTCTTTGACTCAGCATCCGACGTGGCTTCGCCGGACTTTATTGACCCTGTTATTCATTCCCCGGTATTACCTGTGCCACTCATTGACTCACGACGTTTTGGTATTACTTATGAGCGACGACGATCAAACACATCAGGGCCTTCTTCTACAGTTGAGACTTGTGATTCAGCTCCAACTCCAACATCTCCTCCTGCTGCGGTCCTCCCTGATTCTCTTGATGATCAACCTATTGCTCTTCGTAAAGGTAATCGTTCCACCCTTAATCCTCATCCTATTTATAACTTTCTCAGTTATCACAGGATATCACCTTCCTATTGTTCCTTTGTGTCTGCCTTGTCTTCTGTTACTGTACCTAAAACTGTTCAAGAAGCACTTTCTCATCCTGGATGGAGACAAGCTATGATTGATGAGATGACTGCCTTGGAGGCCAATCATACGTGGACACTTCTTCCACTTCCTCATGGTAAATCTACAGTTGGATGTCGATGGGTCTTTACCATTAAGGTTGGCCCTGATGGACAAGTGGACCGCTTAAAGGCCCGACTTGTTGCTAAAGGGTACACTCAGATCTATGGTCTGGATTATGGTGATACTTTCTCTCCCGTTGCTAAGATGGCATCTGTTCGTTTATTTATAGCCATTGCTGCCATTCGCCATTGGTCGTTGTATCAACTTGATATTAAGAATGCTTTCTTACATGGTGATTTGGAGGAGGAGATTTATATGGAGCAACCACCTGGGTTTGTTGCTCAGGGGAGTTAGGTAAGGTTTGCCGGTTGAAGAAATCTCTATATGGTTTGAAGCAGTCACCTCGAGCTTGGTTTGGGAAGTTTAGCAAAGTCATTCAAGAGTTTGGCATGATTCGTTGTGAAGCCGATCATTCTGTGTTTCTTAAACGCTCATCATCCAATCAATCAATTTATCTTGTGGTGTATGTGGACGATATTGTCATTACAGGTGATGATCAAAAGGGTATTGAGGAGCTGAAACAACACTTGTTCAAGAACTTTCAAACTAAAGATCTTGGTCAGTTACGATACTTTCTTGGGATTGAGGTGGCACAATCAAAGGTAGGTATTGCTATTTCTCAAAGGAAATATGTTCTTGATATTCTAGAGGAAACTGGAATGCTTGATTGTAAACCTGTTGACACACCTATGGACCCCAATGTGAAGCTTCTTCCTAATCAGGGGGAGCCATATCCTGATCCAGGGAGATATAGAAGGTTAGTTGGGAAGTTGAATTATCTTACAATGACTAGACCTGACATTGCCTTCCCAGTTAGCGTTGTGAGTCAGTTTCTTAATTCACCATGTGATAGTCATTGGAATGCAGTCATTCGGATCCTAAAATACATTAAAGGATCACCTGGAAAGGGGCTTGTCTATACAGACAAGGGTCATACTGATGTCCTTGCATATGCTGATGCAGACTGGGCAGGGGATGTTAGTGATAGAAGATCCACTACAGGTTATTGTGTTCTTATTGGAGGAAATCTAATTTCCTGGAAAAGCAAGAAACAAACAGTAGTAGCAAGGTCTAGTACAGAAGCAGAGTATCATGCTATGGCTAACGCTACGTGCGAATTGCTCTGGTTAAAGCACTTGCTTCAGGAGTTAAAGTTTTGTGAGTTAGGTCCTATGGAGCTTGCTTGTGATAACCAATCAGCTTTGTATCTTTCCTCGAATCCAATTTTTCATGAGAGGACCAAACATATAGAGGTTGACTGCCATTTTATCAGAGAGAAGATCCTCTCAGGTGTCATCAAGACTTCCTATGTTCAATCTAGGGATCAACTTGCAGATATGTTAACTAAGTCTTTACGAGGTCCTAGGATACAATACATATGTAACAAGCTGGATGCATTAGATATTTATGctccagcttgagggggagtgttgaatattattattaagatttagtttagaaATAGAGATATGGTTCAAATATAAGTTTCTATTATAGATTAGTATCTTTTAGATTATATCTTTTAGATTTAGATAGATATAGTTTTGATATCTTTTaacatctatatatattgtacaagTTTATCAATGAATAAGACACAAGAAATATTTTATCAGATTCAACAAGACTAACAAACAAAATTtccaagagagaaaaaatatttcattgtAGTTCCAAAACGCCATGAATATTACTGCATAAGTGGACAAACAAGTAGTTAATTGAAGTGAATGAACGTGGAAGAATAACATGCCAAAAATCTTAAACTGGGAATTCAAATTGACTCTCATTAACTTTTTGAAATCAGTTGCTCGTGATTTTGGCAAGTATCTAGAAGTAACACTGAAATAAAGGACTGGAAACAATTAACTGATACTGAAGTAGCAGTATGAAAACCAGCATATGGTTCAAGTACTAAGACTATCCCTCAACATGCTGCAAGTCCAGAActcaaaaatagaaagaaaaaaattaatagttcAATCTGAACATGTAAAAGTCCCTCAGATTCTAGGGAAACACTTCTTTTATGGCAAAACACAAAAAATTAGTGGCAAAATTGGTTAACCATGACCGCGGATCCGTACAATATGCATTATTTTCTTAGTTAGaattagaaaatgaaataaattagaGGAAATGGACTAGAGACACTTTGTAAGAGATCTTACAGGTTAGCAAGATTAGTAAGATTAGCAAAAATGTCACCAATTGACTGGGAGAGCaaattattgcttaaattcCTGAAAAACACATGGAAATACAGGGTAAGAGTGGTTCCAATTCCAATATATGACCAAAATAAATATTGGGAAATAAAATCATAGCATTCACAAGCAACTTACAGATAATTGAGTGAAGCCATGATAGAAATAGAATAAGGAAGATTCCCAGTTAAGTTATTTCTTGCAAGATTTCTGCTAGTTGCAATTGAAGATTAATGACACATTTCAGTgacaagaaaaatgaaaatttcagataaagcagcaAAATGAAACTGATCAAGAAATGAAAAGAGCTGGTAATAAGAGGTGAGTATTACAGGCTTGTAAGATTCGGCGGCAACTGATAGGGAATGGCGTCGTGGATCTTGTTGTCACTTAAGTCACTAGAAAACCAcgccaaaaaaataaaaaaccaatcaccaatttaataaaaatattaaaggcCATGTGTAACACAAAATCATAAAGCAGAATTATCTCACAGCTTTCTCAGTGACATAAGGTTAGAAAGCAAGTATCCCAGAGTTCCGTTGAGTCCTAAACCTGAAAGCTCACTAACCAGAATTACAACAGGGAGATCAGTTAGTTTTCACAACCAAAAATTTACTTATTCAAAATTACTAATACAATCACAAATTGAAATATCATCTGAACCTCATACATTGAAACAATAGCTGAGCCCTCACATGTTATCCCTTTCCATGACTCTCCGCATGGATCACCACCGCCGACTTTCCAACCCGTTAGCATAGATGGACTGTTCAACGAGTTGTACATGACCTGAAGAGCTTGAACTGCAACAGgaaaaacaacaaattaaaaCTACCACAAAAGTAATAGTATGTTGGTTTGCAGAAAAagatttataaatataaatggTATGCGAAAAACGGCTTATTGGTTCCAATTAACCTTTCTTCCCTAaaagaagtagaagaagaaaaggaatgaACAAAAGGAGTTATTGAAACACATGAGTGGGAAAAAAGACCATTTTTTGGTGTGAAAAACCAACCACCTATGACTTCATTTATTGCAGTACTACACTCTTTCTGCAATCGGAGTTTCTACAAAGCAAAATAGAAGCCTAAGAGCTCAATGCTCCCACATGGGCTCAACCTAAAAATCACTTCTTTTGGCATGTCaaagcaaaaaataaataaatcaagcCTTTATTTTAACCATTGCATTTCCCCTGAAACCAGCAAACAGTGTTTACAAGCAGACACCAAAAACTCACACCTGAAAAGGTGAAGAATCTAAAGTTGGGCATTCAAACAAGCACTACCCAGAAGGCAAAATCCAATCTTTTTCTCAAAACCAAACATCATCAAACCAATCAAACACAGAGTGATCAATCATCATAccaagaaaaaatcaaaaaaatatatcaaaaaaagaggaaaaagagaATACCATCAGAAGGGTCAGTGTTGGCTGAGGCAATAGGAAGAAGAGCAGCAGCGAGAATCAAAGAGAATGAGAAGAATTCAGCGAGAAATAGCGAAACAGAGGAAGTGgcatgttgatgatgatgatgagccaTTGTGGTTGGTTTGGTTCAGGTGAGGTGGAGCACATGCAAGAGTAGCATGGAGAAGAATCAAGAGATGTGAAGGAAGCAGAAGAAGAGGATGGAGAAGGGGGTAGGAGTAAGAAGAGCGTAGTGGTTGGGTTCCAGATCGTGACTGGTTGTACAAGGCAATGCCATTAAAGAAAGGGACAGATAGATGGAGATTCCAAGCTTAGAGtaatgaagagagagagtggCTCAAAGCAAAAGGAACACGAGAGTGTGAGTGAGCTTGTTCAATGTGTTGAGTGTGCGAGTGAGTGTGTGTCGGCGAAAAATAAGAACcaagaacaagaaaaaaatgtaatgatttttttttgttggtaaaATTAAAGGTTGAGTTCGTAGAAAGAGTTTTTGGGTTCGATCCTCACACAATACACTATGAGGGAGTGATGATGAGCTTAAAATATGACTAAATCCTGAATCTGACGGCATCCAAATGGTGACCGGGTACCGAATGttatacaaaataaaaagtGGGAGAGTGAAGGTAATATACTCTAGACTCACTATTAGTGCAGGGTCTCAAAGACATGTTATAGTGAATGTATTCTCCGTTGCTTCCCCAAGCGGGTTACATTATGCAATTATGGTTCAAGAGCGTTAGGAAACTAATTTTTCAGTTGAAAATGAGAGTGTTAAGCTCGTTATGACCAAGAGGTTAAGGGGTTTGAACTCTCAATCTATGAAAATGCGAGAATTAAACTCGAAACATATTGTTATTTGTGTCAACTTAAGTCAGTCGGTATAAATTTTTGTAAGGATGTTGTTTCGGTACACATTGAAAATGAAAGAGTATAATACCTTTTATCTCATTTTTCAGAatgtaaacaaacaaaaatatataaattagaaaaagttttttatgaaaaaaatatgaCAATTTAAGGCAGGAGTAAAGTATGAATGGAACCCTTTATTTTAAGGTTAAAGGGTATAAGAGAAACTGactttttattaaattaaaatagaataataatgtagaaaaaaccaaaattcaCGTAAATTGGGTCGAAAGGGTGGCAGATTttgttggaacttggaagcaGTCAATGTTACAATTTAGGAGGGGCCCACACCTTTTTTCCCCTTCTGGGTTTTGGATTTCCTGTGTTCTATTTCTGCATTCTAATTCTTCACCTTTTGggctttttagtttttacctcTTCTTCAAGTCCAACCTGTGTCACTTCACCTTTTTTCCCCTTTTCAAATAGCATTTTATTCTCCCACTGGGAGTCACATCCCTCTCTCCTACCTTACCTGCTGGAtacacaattattattattttttaacgaCTGAATACACAATTAGAACgtgaatatatataaaaaatacaatCTGTTTAGAAAAAATTGTATAATAACGCTTAAAGGTATAGCTAGTGCTACCTTTAACAATTGGTTATACGCAACGTAATCCGTTTGTAATGACTAGTtgattatattaatatattctaTGAGAAATAACGAGTTATGTCAAACTTCTCTAGTAGTTAAAGAAATTCttaataagtgattattttaagttgtacatgtttaatttttttaaattaaagtcTTGAATTCGAATCATATAAGTATGAATTTTTAGTAAAAGAACTAATTTTATTATGATATGAATTTCTCTGATTAAAAACATATGTCTTTCATGGAAGTTACCtgtattaaaaaaacaaagtaGTTCATAGTATGCATTAAAGGACAATGTTTGACGTCTGCCATTGCCGACATTAAAATCTAACGTCGTGGCTCCGCCTTGTGACATTAAAAAGAGTTTAAGAACAACTACCAGACTTTTTTATAAACGTGAATGCTTTATCATGTTTGAAAATGTTTACCAACAATATACTCTGCCTCTTAAAATTACACACATTAAGCACGGTAAAgacatactccctccggtcctatttataagtatgaaagagaagaaaaatcttggtcctttttataagaaccaaatgaaagtttgagctatattaattatttttttccaatgatgcccttattaattctaacttgtaaaatgtgtctcattaattattctctctctttctcactttccaacactaataacaaagggtaattttggaagtttattttgattcaagacaaatttaatgcattttatctagtttaactacatttcttaaactatgtgaattttttttttgttgcttataaataggaccggagggagtatatgtaGATAAAGATTTTTTATAATGATAATTAATGATGCAAGACAACAATTCAAAATATTATTCGGTGAACTTAAATCATTCTCATTGACATTGTGATGGGACTAGTAAACTAAATATTCGGTGTACTTTTATAATTAATGGGAGCTAATGAAATCAATGAGACCGAAAGGAGATGTGGAAAGCAAACAAGAAAGAAATTCAAGAGCTTATGCTAAGCGTTGGGGCCAAGGTTTGGTAATTAACGAGAGAGAACTTTAAAGTTTTAAATTGATTTTCATGGTGCTCGTGAGTGGTGACCCCGTCATAGATTCCTTTGTCAAGTTTCAACAATACAACACAAAATCCCACTAATGAGCCACTTCCATTTGTCATGTTATGTAATCTCATTGGTAAACAAAGTAATAATAGTGCAATGCAATGCATCCCTTGATCATCACATAATATAAACGAGTCCCTTCCAAAACAAACGGGTTGGGCCCAAAGTATTTTTAAACGTAAGCTAAATTTAATATAAGGTTTAAATTAGTCTACTCAAATGACTGTCCAGCATGATTTGAGTTTTGTCGCCACTTtctattatatataaaaaatgtgTTTTATATCCTCCTAAAATCCTCATATATGTTTTAAGAGTTTGTCTAAATCTCCACAAATAAATGTGAAGTAAAATGACTATAATTAACTTATGTGGTATAACAATTTTTTCATGTGTGTCTTAAATTTGTTTAACTCATAACACATGTTAGTAAGATATTACTGAGTTACCTAAGCCTTACTCTTGAGATGTCATACGAAATTTAGAAAGTTTTGAATGCTTTTTATATTTTCGAGAAAAGATCCAAATCTAGATTAACGGATCTAACAACAAGCTAGCTGACAGAGAGTTCATGTACACGAGTTTTTAATTTTGGTCAAAATGTACCACCTGAGGTACAGCTTAGCCAATTCGGCGGGTTATGGGCTTTCAGCCTTCGCTCTTTCTTTTGGGCTTCGGCCCTTATCACCTTTCACAAAAACAAAACCTGGTTGTAAGTCACACGAGATAATGACCCGAAAATAAATAAACCAATATCGAGCCACATTTTTCTGTTAAAACATCAATCAGAAAATTAAGATATAGTATTATTGAATATTATAGTGAGTGTCATGAATTATCATATAACACCAAGAACAGATGTTATATTGTTGTGGACTGCAAGCAACGCAACGCAACACTTGGTGAGAAAAACGTGGAAATGAAAAAGAGTAAAGGCTGTGGCTGAAAAATCATGTAAGAAACAGTCCTAAACCCAATTTGGATTGGTTAATTGATTCTACCGCTTTTGATTTCGATTGCGAATATATTTATATACCAACCCAAACAAACATgaacaagaagaaagctctctcCATTTTGTTGCGCGCCAGAATGAAGCCTAACGATCGCACCAACCTTCCTCTCACTGTAAGCAACCTATCTCGCCATTACTGTCATTCATACACTTACTTCGCTTTGCTTTGCTTCATTTTCACGCAAATCGATGATTCCATTCGTaattttgaaattgaatctGATTCTATCTGACTTTGTTCCTTCCTTCGATTCTAGGGAAACACTTCTTTTATGGCAAAACACAAAAAATTAGTGGCAAAATTGGTTAACCATGACCGCGGATCCGTACAATATGCATTATTTTCTTAGTTAGaattagaaaatgaaataaattagaGGAAATGGACTAGAGACACTTTGTAAGAGATCTTACAGGTTAGCAAGATTAGTAAGATTAGCAAAAATGTCACCAATTGACTGGGAGAGCaaattattgcttaaattcCTGAAAAACACATGGAAATACAGGGTAAGAGTGGTTCCAATTCCAATATATGACCAAAATAAATATTGGGAAATAAAATCATAGCATTCACAAGCAACTTACAGATAATTGAGTGAAGCCATGATAGAAATAGAATAAGGAAGATTCCCAGTTAAGTTATTTCTTGCAAGATTTCTGCTAGTTGCAATTGAAGATTAATGACACATTTCAGTgacaagaaaaatgaaaatttcagataaagcagcaAAATGAAACTGATCAAGAAATGAAAAGAGCTGGTAATAAGAGGTGAGTATTACAGGCTTGTAAGATTCGGCGGCAACTGATAGGGAATGGCGTCGTGGATCTTGTTGTCACTTAAGTCACTAGAAAACCAcgccaaaaaaataaaaaaccaatcaccaatttaataaaaatattaaaggcCATGTGTAACACAAAATCATAAAGCAGAATTATCTCACAGCTTTCTCAGTGACATAAGGTTAGAAAGCAAGTATCCCAGAGTTCCGTTGAGTCCTAAACCTGAAAGCTCACTAACCAGAATTACAACAGGGAGATCAGTTAGTTTTCACAACCAAAAATTTACTTATTCAAAATTACTAATACAATCACAAATTGCAATATCATCTGAACCTCATACATTGAAACAATAGCTGAGCCCTCACAAGTTATCCCTTTCCATGACTCTCCGCATGGATCACCACCGCCGACTTTCCAACCCGTTAGCATAGATGGACTGTTCAACGAGTTGTACATGACCTGAAGAGCTTGAACTGCAACAGGAAGAACAACAAATTAAAACTACTACAACTCCACAAAAGTAATAGCATGTTGGTTTGCAGAAACagatttataaatataaatggTATGCGAAAAACGGCTTATTGGTTCCAATTAACCTTTCTTCCCTAaaagaagtagaagaagaaaaggaatgaACAAAAGGAGTTATTGAAACACATGAGTGGGAAAAAAGACCATTTTTTGGTGTGAAAAACCAACCACCTATGACTTCATTTATTGCAATACTACACTCTTTCTACAATCAGAGTTTCTACAAAGCAAAATAGAAGCCTAAGAGCTCAATGCTCCCACATGGGCTCAACCTAAAAATCACTTCTTTTGGCATGTCaaagcaaaaaataaataaaaataaatcaatcaaGCCTTTATTTTAACCATTGCATTTCCCCTGCAACCAGCAAACAGTGTTTACAAGCAGACACCAAAAACTCACAGCTGAAAAGGTGAAGAATCTAAAGTTGGGCATTCAAACAAGCACTACCCAGAATGCAAAATCCAATCTTTTTCTCAAAACCAAACATCATCAAACCAATCAAACACAGAGTGATCAATCATCATAccaagaaaaaatcaaaaaaatatatcaaaaaaagaggaaaaagagaATACCATCAGAAGGGTCAGTGTTGGCTGAGGCAATAGGAAGAAGAGCAGCAGCGAGAATCAAAGAGAATGAGAAGAACTCAGCGAGAAACAGCGAAACAGGGGAAGTggcatgatgatgatgagccaTTATGGTATTGGTTTGGTTCAGGTGAGGAGGAGCACATGCAAGAGTAGCATGGAGAAGAATCAAGAGATGTGAAGGAAGCAGAAGAAGAGGATGGAGAAGGGGGTAGGAGTAAGAAGAGCGTAGTGGTTGGGTTCCAGATCGTGACTGGTTGTACAAGGCAATGCCATTAAAGAAAGGG contains:
- the LOC130726201 gene encoding protein STRUBBELIG-RECEPTOR FAMILY 8-like isoform X2, with the translated sequence MAHHHHATSPVSLFLAEFFSFSLILAAALLPIASANTDPSDVQALQVMYNSLNSPSMLTGWKVGGGDPCGESWKGITCEGSAIVSIELSGLGLNGTLGYLLSNLMSLRKLDLSDNKIHDAIPYQLPPNLTSLNLARNNLTGNLPYSISIMASLNYLNLSNNLLSQSIGDIFANLTNLANLVSLESKEGTKSDRIRFNFKITNGIIDLRENEAKQSEVSV
- the LOC130726201 gene encoding protein STRUBBELIG-RECEPTOR FAMILY 8-like isoform X1 is translated as MAHHHHATSPVSLFLAEFFSFSLILAAALLPIASANTDPSDVQALQVMYNSLNSPSMLTGWKVGGGDPCGESWKGITCEGSAIVSIELSGLGLNGTLGYLLSNLMSLRKLDLSDNKIHDAIPYQLPPNLTSLNLARNNLTGNLPYSISIMASLNYLNLSNNLLSQSIGDIFANLTNLANLSVSLESKEGTKSDRIRFNFKITNGIIDLRENEAKQSEVSV